Proteins encoded within one genomic window of uncultured Draconibacterium sp.:
- a CDS encoding NAD-dependent 4,6-dehydratase LegB codes for MNKVLITGADGFIGSHLTELLLDKGYKVKALAQYNSFNNWGWLEDVPANDNLDVVTGDIRDSHFCKEITKGIDTIFHLAALIAIPYSYVAPESYVDTNVRGTLNICQAAKENGNIRLLLTSTSEVYGTAQYVPIDEKHPKQPQSPYSASKIGADAIALSYYNAFNLPLTIVRPFNTYGPRQSARAIIPTIITQIASGKKEIKLGDLTPTRDLNFVKDTVNGFLAIAQSDKTIGKEINISSNFEVSMQKVVEMIVDIMGSDVKLFRDEKRIRPEKSEVFRLWGDNTLLSELTGFSPVHNLKEGLTETCRWFANRNNLVKYKTGIYNV; via the coding sequence ATGAATAAAGTTTTAATTACTGGAGCAGATGGATTTATCGGTTCACATTTAACCGAACTTTTATTAGACAAAGGATATAAAGTGAAAGCGCTTGCACAGTACAACTCTTTTAATAATTGGGGCTGGCTGGAGGATGTTCCGGCAAATGATAATCTTGATGTTGTAACCGGAGATATAAGAGACTCGCATTTTTGCAAAGAGATAACGAAGGGTATTGATACAATTTTTCATCTGGCGGCATTAATTGCAATCCCATATTCATACGTAGCACCAGAGAGCTATGTAGATACCAATGTCAGAGGAACGCTCAATATCTGTCAGGCTGCTAAAGAGAATGGCAACATTCGATTATTACTAACCTCCACTTCCGAAGTATACGGAACTGCCCAATATGTGCCAATTGACGAGAAACACCCTAAGCAACCACAATCGCCCTATTCGGCTTCGAAAATAGGCGCCGATGCTATTGCTCTCAGTTACTACAATGCCTTTAATCTTCCACTTACGATAGTAAGGCCATTTAATACTTATGGCCCCCGACAATCAGCAAGAGCTATTATACCAACAATTATTACCCAAATTGCCAGCGGTAAAAAGGAAATAAAACTAGGAGACTTAACTCCAACCCGCGATTTAAACTTTGTGAAAGATACCGTAAACGGTTTTTTAGCAATCGCCCAAAGTGATAAAACAATTGGAAAAGAAATTAATATTTCGTCTAATTTTGAGGTATCTATGCAGAAAGTAGTGGAAATGATTGTTGACATAATGGGATCGGATGTTAAGCTGTTTAGGGATGAAAAACGAATCCGTCCTGAGAAATCGGAAGTTTTCAGGCTTTGGGGCGATAACACCTTGCTTAGTGAACTAACAGGTTTTAGTCCGGTACATAATCTTAAGGAAGGACTAACTGAAACTTGCAGGTGGTTTGCAAATAGAAACAATCTTGTAAAATATAAAACAGGAATCTACAATGTATAA
- a CDS encoding glycosyltransferase family 4 protein translates to MGKLKVLYIAKNIPTPRKKTNRVIFDIAKNLSSFCTIQFLFPKEIVPFWLRNSAKFSYLKGLKNWSFENFSIQAIPYIKLPFKPMQYWPLFYLPPALKRYINNDRPDLVHAHYLFPDGYMAYRIWEKTGIPYVITFRNQDKQYLEIISNNNPDFKKAKKILSAARQILVTNGGYQEFIEKKFGIKCIIMPHGIESSVLKNGNSRKKNEAIIITTVAEAINRKNIDWIIRACLQYKGNKEIRLNIIGDGPELENLKHLAINDNRITFKGRVEHAMALQILGESDIFALPSYNETFGLVYLEAAATHNAMIGLKGEGVWGVFEEDKEMLFCGNFEGFKQQLHRLIENDVLRTEITEEAFKKVKTMEWEKVQTKYKSVYLNALK, encoded by the coding sequence ATGGGAAAATTAAAAGTCCTGTATATTGCCAAAAACATACCCACACCAAGAAAAAAGACGAATAGGGTAATTTTTGATATCGCAAAGAATTTATCTTCATTTTGTACTATTCAATTCCTTTTTCCCAAAGAGATTGTTCCTTTCTGGCTCAGAAACAGTGCCAAATTTTCTTATTTAAAGGGATTAAAGAACTGGTCATTCGAAAATTTCTCCATTCAGGCCATTCCTTATATCAAGTTGCCCTTTAAACCCATGCAATACTGGCCATTATTTTATTTGCCTCCGGCCTTAAAGAGATACATAAACAATGACCGGCCTGATCTGGTACATGCTCATTACTTGTTCCCCGATGGTTATATGGCGTACAGGATATGGGAAAAAACCGGAATTCCCTATGTAATTACCTTTCGCAACCAGGACAAGCAATACCTTGAAATAATTTCGAATAACAATCCTGATTTTAAGAAAGCTAAAAAGATTCTCTCAGCGGCCAGACAGATTCTTGTAACGAACGGAGGATATCAAGAATTTATTGAGAAGAAATTCGGTATAAAATGCATAATTATGCCCCATGGGATAGAATCTTCCGTTTTAAAAAATGGAAATAGCAGAAAAAAAAACGAAGCCATTATTATAACCACTGTAGCCGAAGCCATTAACAGAAAAAATATCGATTGGATCATTAGAGCCTGTCTTCAATACAAGGGCAATAAAGAAATCAGGTTAAATATAATTGGTGATGGCCCTGAATTGGAGAATCTGAAACATTTGGCAATAAATGACAACAGAATCACTTTCAAAGGACGTGTAGAACACGCAATGGCATTACAAATTCTCGGCGAAAGTGATATTTTTGCTCTGCCAAGCTACAACGAAACTTTTGGCCTGGTGTACCTTGAAGCCGCAGCTACACATAACGCGATGATCGGATTAAAAGGTGAAGGAGTTTGGGGCGTATTCGAGGAAGACAAGGAAATGTTGTTTTGTGGAAATTTCGAGGGATTCAAGCAACAATTACATCGTTTAATCGAAAATGATGTTTTGAGAACTGAGATAACAGAAGAAGCATTTAAAAAAGTGAAAACTATGGAATGGGAAAAAGTGCAAACGAAATATAAAAGTGTTTACCTGAACGCTCTCAAATAA
- a CDS encoding D-glucuronyl C5-epimerase family protein, with protein sequence MAKVKKIIFMLRKLKRDLFGKPDWQIINDPNSSGLKEYYLVFVEDPKKLNRLIADYDEKGVPLNSTYIDVQEKKLHYYPISIGQFALAVYHSWIKTNNTEKKEHFLRIAEWFYNSRVEDKELGAYWLTDVPKPEHKITAPWKSAFSQSRALSVMLRAWQITGERKYFEACKKALIPFTKDISEGGVAIRRNKDETFYEEYVADYPTRVIDGHIFSLFGLHEYLRAITVEIDAESHHLAQKLFKEGLEGIANQWEKLDMGFWIRYSLSEVPGYPVDDPCTASYLRLIRLQLKVLNKISPHPELVKFYQKTIDVDTLINILKMYQLKYKVLKKLNRL encoded by the coding sequence ATGGCAAAAGTTAAGAAGATAATATTCATGCTGCGCAAACTAAAAAGGGATCTGTTTGGGAAACCTGACTGGCAGATTATAAATGATCCGAACAGCTCCGGGCTAAAAGAATATTACCTGGTTTTTGTAGAAGATCCCAAAAAGTTGAACCGCCTGATTGCCGATTACGATGAAAAAGGGGTACCACTTAATTCAACGTACATTGATGTACAAGAAAAGAAATTACACTACTACCCGATATCCATAGGACAGTTCGCATTGGCAGTATATCACTCATGGATAAAAACAAATAATACAGAGAAAAAGGAGCATTTTTTACGAATCGCCGAATGGTTTTACAATTCCCGCGTTGAAGATAAAGAACTGGGAGCTTACTGGCTAACAGACGTGCCCAAGCCGGAACATAAGATTACGGCCCCATGGAAATCAGCTTTTTCTCAGAGTCGTGCCTTATCGGTTATGTTGCGAGCCTGGCAAATAACAGGAGAAAGAAAATACTTTGAAGCATGTAAAAAGGCCCTTATCCCCTTCACAAAAGATATTAGCGAAGGAGGGGTTGCTATCCGAAGAAATAAAGATGAGACCTTTTATGAAGAATATGTGGCAGACTATCCAACCCGTGTCATCGATGGTCACATTTTTTCTCTTTTCGGTTTACACGAATACCTTAGAGCCATTACCGTAGAGATTGATGCAGAATCGCACCATCTTGCCCAAAAACTTTTTAAGGAAGGGCTGGAAGGCATAGCCAATCAATGGGAAAAACTTGACATGGGATTTTGGATACGCTATAGTCTGTCTGAAGTTCCCGGTTATCCGGTTGATGATCCTTGCACAGCATCATACCTGCGCCTGATAAGACTTCAACTTAAAGTACTCAATAAAATTTCGCCTCATCCTGAACTCGTGAAGTTTTATCAAAAAACAATTGATGTTGATACCCTGATAAACATTTTAAAAATGTATCAGTTAAAATACAAGGTCTTAAAAAAACTCAATCGTTTGTAA
- the asnB gene encoding asparagine synthase (glutamine-hydrolyzing), with translation MCGIAGIHQINARHDGLMDRMLQIIAHRGPDGAKQVTHNNFTLGHRRLAIIDLNTGDQPIYNEDSTLCIVFNGEIYNFKELRTELLAKGHLFSTQTDTEVILHGFEEYGTSFFSRLNGIFAFALLDIKNDTLFLARDHFGIKPLHYYHNKDLLVFGSEQKSILLHPQVPRELNKQALHLQLNLRYTQGNETLFKHIKRLPPAHYLKFSKGNIEVTRFWELKYDNVNEHIKEDEAIEGMHYYMKQAVQRQLISDVPVGVYLSGGLDSSTIVQKMHELGVEQINTFTLGFNEPTDEFPDAERIAKHFKTNHHTLSLQMNPLEKFPEVLWHAEEPKINLLQGFNMSKFVSNHIKVVLGGLGGDELFAGYDIHKFTNPFNWAHANLPQWMQKVARFKSQIIFKLQNASGKLSIDEYRRGVQMLLAMGDVEKFYLIVRNTWDYDNPFYPNIYAPTYISEAQHLKKVHLYFDKLFEKANNLKALEQVLFVEMQSKMVNDYLLVEDRMSMSNSVEERVPFLDLDLVNFANTIPVHLKIKQNQTKYLFRKAMESHLPPKIITKKKWGFTVNPYLQFKKDLKEVAQNILTKEFVEQQGIFNYQYIEKIINYKPHPKLRWHYNYIWVALGIAIWQKMFIETNNFEQRKFELGEYYNK, from the coding sequence ATGTGTGGAATTGCAGGAATACATCAGATTAATGCCAGGCATGATGGCTTAATGGACCGAATGCTTCAAATTATAGCTCATCGTGGTCCTGATGGTGCCAAACAGGTAACGCACAATAACTTTACCTTAGGTCACCGGCGATTGGCAATTATCGATCTGAACACCGGCGATCAACCCATTTATAACGAAGACAGTACACTTTGTATCGTTTTTAATGGTGAGATTTATAATTTTAAAGAACTCCGAACGGAATTACTTGCGAAAGGACACCTATTCAGCACACAAACCGATACCGAAGTGATACTTCACGGTTTTGAAGAATATGGTACTTCATTTTTTAGCAGACTTAACGGGATTTTTGCCTTCGCTCTGCTCGATATAAAAAACGATACCTTATTTCTTGCCCGCGATCATTTTGGAATAAAACCTTTACACTACTACCACAATAAAGATCTATTGGTATTTGGTTCCGAACAAAAAAGTATACTGCTACATCCCCAGGTACCCCGCGAACTAAATAAACAAGCTTTACACCTGCAATTAAATTTAAGATATACACAAGGCAACGAAACTTTATTTAAACACATTAAACGATTACCGCCGGCTCACTACCTGAAATTTTCAAAAGGAAATATAGAGGTAACCCGGTTTTGGGAGCTTAAGTACGACAATGTAAATGAACATATAAAGGAAGATGAGGCCATTGAAGGGATGCATTACTATATGAAACAAGCTGTACAACGACAGTTGATTAGCGACGTGCCTGTTGGTGTGTATCTTTCCGGAGGACTTGACTCTTCAACAATTGTACAAAAAATGCACGAACTCGGGGTGGAACAAATAAATACCTTCACCCTTGGATTTAATGAACCTACCGACGAATTTCCCGATGCAGAACGCATTGCCAAACACTTTAAAACCAATCACCACACACTTAGCCTTCAAATGAATCCGCTGGAGAAATTCCCGGAAGTACTTTGGCATGCAGAGGAACCAAAAATCAACTTGTTGCAAGGTTTTAACATGTCGAAATTTGTAAGCAACCATATAAAGGTTGTTCTTGGTGGACTTGGAGGTGATGAACTTTTTGCAGGTTACGATATCCATAAATTCACCAATCCCTTTAACTGGGCACATGCCAATCTCCCTCAATGGATGCAAAAGGTTGCCCGGTTTAAATCACAAATCATTTTTAAACTACAGAATGCATCCGGGAAACTTTCCATCGACGAATACCGCAGGGGAGTTCAAATGTTACTTGCAATGGGCGACGTAGAAAAATTTTACCTCATTGTAAGAAATACCTGGGATTACGACAATCCATTCTACCCCAATATATACGCTCCAACGTACATTAGCGAAGCACAACACCTAAAAAAAGTCCACCTTTACTTCGATAAGCTGTTCGAAAAGGCAAACAACCTAAAAGCTCTTGAACAAGTACTGTTTGTTGAGATGCAAAGTAAAATGGTAAACGATTACCTGCTGGTTGAAGATCGTATGTCGATGTCGAACTCAGTAGAAGAACGCGTTCCTTTCCTTGATCTTGATTTGGTTAACTTTGCCAATACCATTCCGGTACACCTAAAAATCAAACAAAACCAAACCAAATACCTTTTCCGTAAAGCTATGGAAAGCCATTTACCCCCAAAAATTATTACCAAAAAAAAATGGGGCTTTACGGTAAATCCATATCTGCAATTCAAAAAAGACTTAAAAGAAGTAGCACAAAATATACTTACCAAAGAGTTTGTTGAACAACAGGGAATCTTCAATTATCAGTACATCGAAAAAATCATCAACTACAAACCTCACCCAAAATTACGCTGGCATTACAACTATATTTGGGTGGCATTAGGCATTGCCATTTGGCAAAAAATGTTTATTGAAACCAATAACTTTGAGCAAAGGAAGTTTGAATTAGGAGAATATTACAACAAATAA
- a CDS encoding DegT/DnrJ/EryC1/StrS family aminotransferase, whose protein sequence is MYKIPLFKLNFDQEEENAILETLRSKWISTGPKCIELENKFAESIGTRYALTTSNCTVALHLALVALGIKENDEVIVPSLTFAATANCVTYTGAKPVFADINSLTDLTISPTDIQRKITEKTKAIIVMHYGGFPCKMDEIKKIAQDNNLLIIEDASHAPLSEYNGVKIGTLGDISCYSFFSNKNISTGEGGMLVTNNTALFEKAKLLRSHGMTTMSYQRAMGHASNYDINQIGFNYRMDDIRASIGLVQLKKLRTDLIKRANIRHIYIERLTGIDQIIIPFESNNNFVSNYVMPVILKDSNKNKRDIIRDRLHEVGIQTSIHYPALHKFSCYDQGQKLPITEYTEDCLISLPMYGTLSSEEIDFITRNLTVLL, encoded by the coding sequence ATGTATAAAATTCCCTTGTTTAAACTGAATTTTGACCAGGAAGAAGAAAATGCAATATTGGAAACCCTAAGATCAAAATGGATTTCTACTGGGCCCAAATGCATCGAACTGGAAAACAAATTTGCTGAATCCATTGGGACAAGGTATGCACTAACGACATCAAATTGTACTGTCGCACTACATTTAGCATTAGTCGCATTAGGGATAAAAGAAAATGATGAAGTTATTGTTCCGTCATTAACCTTTGCAGCAACGGCAAACTGTGTCACATATACTGGTGCTAAGCCTGTTTTCGCAGACATAAATAGTTTAACAGACCTTACCATTTCACCTACAGATATTCAAAGAAAGATTACCGAGAAAACAAAGGCAATAATTGTAATGCACTACGGTGGATTTCCTTGTAAAATGGATGAAATTAAGAAAATTGCTCAAGACAATAATCTCTTAATTATTGAAGATGCGAGTCATGCTCCTCTATCTGAATACAATGGAGTGAAGATTGGGACCTTAGGCGATATCTCATGCTATAGCTTTTTCTCGAATAAAAATATAAGTACCGGTGAAGGAGGAATGTTAGTAACAAATAATACAGCTCTATTTGAAAAAGCAAAACTTCTTAGGTCTCACGGAATGACAACAATGTCATATCAAAGAGCAATGGGACATGCAAGCAATTATGACATAAACCAAATTGGATTCAATTACCGGATGGATGATATACGTGCGAGTATTGGATTAGTCCAATTAAAGAAATTAAGGACAGACTTAATCAAACGTGCAAACATCCGACATATTTATATTGAGAGATTGACAGGAATTGATCAAATTATTATTCCATTCGAGTCAAATAATAATTTTGTCTCGAATTATGTGATGCCGGTTATCCTTAAAGATTCAAACAAGAATAAACGTGACATAATCAGAGACAGGCTACATGAGGTGGGAATACAAACCAGTATCCACTATCCTGCTTTACATAAATTTTCATGCTATGATCAAGGACAAAAATTGCCAATAACGGAATATACTGAGGATTGTTTAATTTCATTACCAATGTATGGAACACTTTCTTCGGAAGAAATTGATTTTATCACCAGAAACCTAACAGTTTTGTTATGA